Genomic segment of Populus nigra chromosome 6, ddPopNigr1.1, whole genome shotgun sequence:
tctttttttttttaaaaaaaatgaagccgAATGAGAATACTGTGTGCTGTCGACCCAActtaattaagcccctaatttaattaaaaacaagtggAATTAACCGAGCGTATgaaaaggaattaaaataaaaagaaagaggaggaTGTATTCCAtgtgaaaaaggaaagaaagaggaGGGGGACATGGATGATTGGATTAGTACTAATCATGCACAAAAACATCTCAatatcaactttcttttttcctttttctccacGGTCAATAATAAGCTAAAGCTGAAACGCATTTTTTGTCGTGTCACACTCATCTGGCCTATCCATGCAGTGCACGCGAATCTTTGACAAACTGCAGATGAAGATCAAGGTGGGTATAACTCGGGGAACCGCAAGTTGTGTTTTCTCATCATTTACCAACTACAATTGTGATTTTCAAGCtttctttaccttttttttttaattgttgactAATTGTCCTTGGAAATCCTCCATTACTTGTCCTTAACCCACCTAATATTCGACATTAACAAGACAAAGGGATGGTAAAGCACTGTTTCAGGGTAAATATATCATCATTAATCTCTTTTACGGGAGGAGAAATTGTTGAATTAAGCCTGCAATATTCCCATTTAGGCAAAAGACTTGATTAATTCTTTAAATCTTAGCTCATTTGACATTAGTGTTCTTTTCTTAAGAACTCGAATACGTAGTACAAACTTCATCTATAGCTTTtctattgtattatttttaaaaaataaaaaacaagatctATGCAGCCTGTATATGTATGTTCTTGTGAAATGCATGAAGAATTTAAAAAGACGCCATAAATCTCTCAGATTTATCCTCACATGCACGTCTTCTTCGTTAATCCACTCGCTATAGAGCCCCTTGCACAAGGATGACATGACATGCATAATTATTCGAGAAATGGTCCAATTAATGCTGACAGGATTCATTAccaaaaagttaattttatacGGTCCTgctgatattatattaattataaatttatcgATTAATAGCCTGAAGGATTTGGGAACGTTCTTCATTTGCCCTTGATATTGTGATAAATACtgcccatatatatatatatatatatatatatatatatatatatatatctgaatAGAGGGCTAGATTTTTTCTTCAGGACAGAGGATGGGGATATTGGACTGATATATAAAATGGCGAGCCTATGAAATCATGCCAccgaattatatatataaaaaaacggaATTGTCATATGgcataataatatttaagggggaaattaaataattcataaattatgactaaattaaactttgaaaattaataaaaccagtGGAAAACAGCAATTTTGATTATCCCTCTTCCATCAGACCacattatacataaaaaatccacaaccttttcctttttatgtCCTCTctgaaaccaagaaaagagctaaaTCTTTGAACATTCAAATTCCATTACCAAAAGTCTggtttttttcctgaaaatcaGACCAAAATAACGGCTGGACATAAAATAGAAAGTGTACGCTGACTGTTGATGCTTAATTGGCAATTTTACCTAAGATTAGACTCATTAGGCAACACGAAGTCCCCACAAGATGTCTGAGTAAATGAGAAAGGGTACCACTTTGGAAAGCTGAAAGTGAGTTCTGGATCATCCATGGCCGGATATTGGTGCTAATATATCGTTCCTGCAGAGGTTCTGAGGTCCCAGAAAATGTGAAAGATACAATTCATCctacacaaaacaaaataaccagCACGCAGTATCGACCAATTTGTCGTATCCTAGCTGTGGGGATCGCTACTTAGTGTGCCACTATATATTAACTTAACTGTTgttgtaaaatgttttttattttaaaatatttttttatttttaaaaattaattctaatacAGGACATCaaatcaaaacgatataaaaacataaaaaataattttaaataaaaacatttaaaaatttaaaaaacacgatttcaattatattttttatatgctacTTATATTGTATTGTATATATGCCCTCCTTAATACGTACAAAATTTTCATCTCTAACCAAGGACTAAGCATATGACACGGATATATAGTGATCGTAATTTATACTACATGGTACAAGTTCATATTTGACCATACACTAACCCAAGGCAAAGACATTTTCTTGTGTTAGCTAGGAACAATTCCTTTCTCTGTCCCTCCGTGCACTGACTTCATGTGAAATTGTGATTAATAACCATGTGGTCCATCTATATGCATCTGCAGCCcatctatataatataatatatagtcCTGTCATTTCAGTTTTTAGGAGGTGAGTGCTTAGATTTAACTGGTTTATTCttggaccaaaaaaaaaatttgtggatcacaaaaagaaataatatttagattttcacaaatttttttatattaattttaaattcaacataacaattcaaacttcaaaaatcttgaattgattATTTACTTAGACTGCACGGattttaaattacattttatttctttcaagagTTACTAACAAGGGGGTCgctgtgttttctttttctgattttttttccggtCTAGCGGTGATTTCTTGAGTGTGTGTGGATCCACACACACAGATATATCttatttgagataaaaattattttttaaaatattttttattttaatttttaaaatttattttttacataaaacgattaaaaaatatataaaaaaattaatttaaatctaaaaaaatattcaagaatatttaaaagtatagttgGACTGCAATGCTAAATGAAAGCTATAATCTCATTAAagacttcaatttttttgatttatttggtaTTGCGGCGTAAtcgtgatttttaaaaaatataattttttattttaatatttttaaattattttaatattataatataaaaaataccattttaatatatttttaaataatatgctATCCGAAAACATCAGTCATCAAGTAGCAAACACTCACTTCGCTAATGGAAGATGAGGGAAAATAAATAGCTTGCTGGAGACTCGAGACAGGCCGAAGGTCAAGTCCGATCAAATCTGTATGCAAACTGTAAAGCGTCCCAACCTGTATTCGAAAGGCACAGTGGGTCcaccaggaaaaagaaaactcgTGGGTCCCAAGGTGGGTCCCAAAAAAGAGACCATTGTCTGCTGGCCACCCCGTTGGGTAGCATGGAGAAGGACCATTACAGGCAGCATTTGTGAATCAGCCCCTTTCCTACGTTTAGTTGACATCAAGTTATGCCCACTGCCTTTTTAACTGTACCCAACACCACATGATCCCACAACTTTACCCTCCACCCACTTGTGAAATATCAAGATTGCCACTCCAAAGTCCAAAGAGGCTGGCCTGCTGATCGAGCCACCACGGGGTTCGGGTCCTGGTCTCTTGCGGACATTGATTAAGCCAGCACAGGTCGGGTCTTATCTCCCTAGTGATCATGCACAGATTTTGTGTAACATTTGGTAGACAATCTCCAAGACATCACCAATATTTGACATGTCCAGTTCTTCAAGACCGTAACCCAACTAACCTATATGTTGTCTGATTGCCAAGAGGAAGGCCCAGAAGATTTGGATGATATACAAAAGTTTGACACCCTTTCAGCAATTTCATCGAGACCCAAAGGAAATATGCCCACTATGGATTCTTGGGTGTgtgttttctttcctctttttttcatttttttttcattaggcGTGTAATTCCAAGACGAGGGAGGGATATTGGGGGTGGACCATGTCAAAGCGGGCTTTTTGAAAAAGGATAGAGATTCTGGATTATCTTTGCTAATCCCCTcttataattaatcaaaattgcGTAGTGCTTGTGAAAGAGTTTTCCTCTCCAGATTTTTACTTTTGCTTTCATAATGTTCAAATCTCGATGCCTATCTCGTCATTGTAAACCCCATAAAGGGTATCTTCTCCTATTTATGAGCAATCAAGCAGCAAGACGAGGACAGAAAGTCTGCTAAAAAAACGCCTCTCAATAATTTCAGTTTAGCTGGAAAACCAGGTTATTTGACTCAACAGGTTATGTGGGGCTGCCGAATGCCTATACATAGCTTAGGCAAGAATTGATGGGGGTTTTAGAAGCTGACCCAGTTCTCTAAATTAATCACAATATTCATATGATTCGTTGGTTTTGTTGCTAACTTTAGATAGATAAACAACAATTCTAGTACCACTCCTGCTATATTGGCCAAGTGCAAGAGTTGAAGGCTTCCATCCTACTAACATCATATGCTGATCATCATTCGTAGGTTTGCTACATCAATCAACTATGGCCCATGTTCCCGTGAATCTCAATAATAACTTTGaatgtcaaagaaaaaaaattgtaaatacattgccaaaaaaataaattttaaaatattttttcaagttaaaaatattttaaaaacaactgttTTGCCATAAACCTGAAAGTGTTAGAATCCGATATAAACTAGTTTGAATGACCCTTAACCGCCCAAAATACGACCCAACAGCCTTCCCTTGCCTTGTCTAATGAACATAACTCTGCAGACAAGTGAAACGATCGGGTTCTTCCATTCACACCAATAACATTCGAAGGTTTCATGGTCACGGACCATCATGCAATAAATGTTTGCAAAATTCTTCTAAGTAAAACAAAAGGGCACTTTTATTGTTCATTAATAATATCGGTGAAAACAgctctgatatatatatatattgtgaacGCCTAGTTTACGAtgtgaatgaatgaatgaatgaagtgATTGCAACTATACATTTGTCGGCCTAAATCTCATCCCAAAAAACACTTGGATGACCGTGTCATCGATTCTACttgaatcaataattatttttttttatctaaaccatattattttgtattttactaaaaaaaatatgttgaccTAGTTGAGGTTAACAggcaaataaaatcataattaattggatttaatttttttttttcagttcaaattaagtttcatgTCTTAAATTTCTCAATACAACATTATATCGaagtcaagtttaataattataattaaaatttgatgaatCATCTCAGTTCTAAAAACCAATTCTATaacataattgaaattaaataaaaaacaaaagaaaaaatagttacCCAACATTGATAGTGATTAGTGATGAactatccttttttcttttaaaatatgtttattttgcgtaaaatattttctaaatttttttgtatttatttctaaaaaatattttcttgtgttttttttttgtaaaatattttatagaaaaattggttaatataaaatattttacattaatCTTCAAATTTAGttcatttataagaaaatatttttaactcataaagttctataaaatattttacaaataataatttacttatAATATTATCCAATTATATCAATCATCACCTCTATCTCATAATTATCGTCACCTTTTCCTTCACcatcatcttttcttttactaGTATCTTTTTTTCTATCACCACCACTATCTCatcaccttcttttttttttaccattattaTTTCACCGTCATCTCTTTTACTACCACGACGCTACttactattattttgattattattttatcatcatcactattgaaaaatattagatGTATAATGTTtaacaataagtttttttttaaattaaatattgaaaaatattttaaattaaatatttttgcaaaacaaacatacgcttagtatttttttaacttttttttccttatgctTTAACACAATCCATTTAAACAgttcttcttatttttattttatttaacaatagcTTTCCTTTTGGGGTATTAATAATGGAATTTGAGAGGCGTACGAACGATGTTGCGTATAAAATAGTGTTCGACTAAAATAATCGAAGAGGAGGCCCtgcaagaaaaaatagaattttgggGGAATGATGAGAGAGGGGCACAAGTGGGCGCAGGATAAGCACGTGGGCGTCGCCTTTTCTCATTGCACGCTGGCATGGCCATGGAAAATAAGCCTTAAATTAAAACTCTCCGCCTTCCTGTTCTAGCTACAAAAAAACATTAGTATTTTACTTCacagattttaatatttcaggTCCTTTCTGTCTGTCTTGCTGTATATGATTGGCAGCTTATACTTGTTTGAGCATATCAAGAAGAACATTAGATTTCAGGTTGCAATCTTGTATCTTTCAACCATTCTTTATTTATACGTAGCATGCTCCTTCTACTTAAAGCAAAGTAACACTGATGTGCATTCTTAATTTGTAAACTTATTCTACAATCTGGGGTTCggtgcttttttttcttatttctttttttctttttactatgTTTGAGGTATATCTGATCTTGATGGGATTGCAGCACTTTGATTCTTTGGTTGCATGTCAAAATCATATGGGGTACAGAATTTGACTGGAAGGACTTAGACTTTGGAGTGTTTGATCTTCTGGGTTTGCTTCTTTATGGAAAATTTATGCAAGTGGTAgttctatttatatatacacacacacacacacacagatattGGTGTTACACCCACAATAAAAGCTCTTGGTATTCTTTTGTTCTAGCATATCCATTCTCCTCCAAGAAAATTATATCtgtttcctttctctcttttttcttgaatttatgaaaattaaagctCTTGATTGTCTGGGTTGAGAACTTGTCGGTTTGCTAAGTAGTAGTGAAACTATATACAGGAAGCAGGTTGTATTATTGAGTTCTGCCTTCTTCTGAGAACATCTTTTGCTTGCTGTTGAAGAAGGAAACCTTTTGGAGCTTCGCCTGCATTGAATGGGAAGCTTATGTTGGTGAAGGAGTTCGGTCTATCTGATTCAACTATACCTATAAAGCAAATTGATGAACATATaatcaagaagaaaatcaaaaggattAGTCATGAAGTTTATGAAACTCGGATCCCGACCGGACACCTTCTACACTGCTGAGGCTGTCAGGTAAAAATAACTATGAGCCATTCAACAGGATGCAGATAATGTCAGATTACATATATTTTGAAGGAAAGTTGTGAGTAATTTAATTTCGCAATGCAGGTCTGTCTCCTCTGAAGTTTCTAGTGACCTTATAGTTCAAGTGACTGGAAGTAGATATTTGCTTCACAAGGTAAAGCTCCATAAGTTTTCTAGAACAAAAGATATTGCTCATGGCATCTATTCCTCCACTTCAATTGGATTATAATCTCAGTAATCCTTATGCTGATTTGTGCAGTTTCCTCTTCTTTCCAAGTGTTTGCGCCTACAGAGACTATGCTCTGAATCCCCTGAATCCTCACAACACCAAATAGTCCAGCTCCCTGATTTTCCCGGTGGGGTTGAGGCATTTGAACTCTGCGCAAAGTTCTGTTATGGTATTACAATCACTATTAGTGCCTACAACATTGTTGCAGCGAGATGTGCGGCCGATTACCTGCAGATGACAGAGGATGTTGAGAAGGGGAACCTAATATACAAGCTTGAAGTTTTCTTCACTTCTTGCCTACTTCATGGGTGGAAAGATGCTATTGTCACTCTACAGAGCACCAAAGCATTTCCTTTGTGGTCAGAAGACCTTGGAATTACAAGCAGATGCATTGAAGCTATTGCCTCTAAAGTCTTAACTCATCCCTCAAAGGTGAGTTTGTCGCATAGTTACTCTAGAAGGGAAAGGGATGATGTGTCTTGTAATGGAGCAGAGAGCCAGAGGCTTAAACCAGCAAGCAAAGGTTGGTGGGCTGAAGATATGGCAGAATTAGGCATAGACCTATATTGGAGAACCATGATGGCAGTTAAATCCGGTGGAAAGATACCATCTAACCTCATTGGGGAGGCCTTGAAAATCTACGCAGCTCGATGGCTACCTAACATATCAAGAGAACGAAATTTTAATAAGCAAGTAGGATCTGACTCGGATTCAGACTCGACCAACGAGACAACTTCAAAGCATAGGCTGTTTCTAGAAACAATAGTAAGCTTACTCCCAGCAGAGAAAGGTGCTGTAACTTGCGGTTTCCTTCTCAAACTTTTGAAAGCAGCCAATATTCTCAATGGCTCCTCATCTTCAAAGATGGAATTGACCAGAAGAGCGGCACTTCAATTAGAGGAAGCAACAGTAAGGGATCTGTTAATACCCTCCATCTCACTTGCAAATGATACAGTGTATGATGTAGACTTGGTCATCACCATATTGGAGCAGTTCATGTTACACGGGCAGAGTCCTCCCACCAGCCCTCCAAGATCCAAACTGGGGTTTGAAAGGAGGAGGTCTCGGTCAGCAGAGAATATTGACTTGGAGTTTCAAGAGAGGAGGAGGTCTTCTTCAGCATCACATAGCTCAAAGTTGAAGGTGGCTAAGCTTGTGGATGGTTATCTTCAAGAGATTGCCCGAGACGTGAATTTACCGCTTTCGAAATTCATTACACTTGCTGAGGCCATTCCAGATTTCTCAAGGCTTGATCATGATGATCTCTACAGAGCCATTGACATTTATCTCAAGGTAAATAACA
This window contains:
- the LOC133696212 gene encoding BTB/POZ domain-containing protein At1g67900, with amino-acid sequence MKFMKLGSRPDTFYTAEAVRSVSSEVSSDLIVQVTGSRYLLHKFPLLSKCLRLQRLCSESPESSQHQIVQLPDFPGGVEAFELCAKFCYGITITISAYNIVAARCAADYLQMTEDVEKGNLIYKLEVFFTSCLLHGWKDAIVTLQSTKAFPLWSEDLGITSRCIEAIASKVLTHPSKVSLSHSYSRRERDDVSCNGAESQRLKPASKGWWAEDMAELGIDLYWRTMMAVKSGGKIPSNLIGEALKIYAARWLPNISRERNFNKQVGSDSDSDSTNETTSKHRLFLETIVSLLPAEKGAVTCGFLLKLLKAANILNGSSSSKMELTRRAALQLEEATVRDLLIPSISLANDTVYDVDLVITILEQFMLHGQSPPTSPPRSKLGFERRRSRSAENIDLEFQERRRSSSASHSSKLKVAKLVDGYLQEIARDVNLPLSKFITLAEAIPDFSRLDHDDLYRAIDIYLKAHPDLNKSERKRLCRALDCKKLSVEACMHAAQNELLPLRVVVQVLFFEQARAAMGGGKVTELPSNIKALLAAHNIDPSRPTAALSTTTSIQADDQWSVSGFKSPKSKVSTLRMKMAEDELDVSDLQSDGLGRSSKFKAFCALPTRPKRMFSKLLSMNRNSSEKN